From a single Diceros bicornis minor isolate mBicDic1 chromosome 6, mDicBic1.mat.cur, whole genome shotgun sequence genomic region:
- the TIAL1 gene encoding nucleolysin TIAR isoform X6 yields MDARVVKDMATGKSKGYGFVSFYNKLDAENAIVHMGGQWLGGRQIRTNWATRKPPAPKSTQENNTKQLRFEDVVNQSSPKNCTVYCGGIASGLTDQLMRQTFSPFGQIMEIRVFPEKGYSFVRFSTHESAAHAIVSVNGTTIEGHVVKCYWGKESPDMTKNFQQVDYSQWGQWSQVYGNPQQYGQYMANGWQVPPYGVYGQPWNQQGFGVDQSPSAAWMGGFGAQPPQGQAPPPVIPPPNQAGYGMASYQTQ; encoded by the exons AT GGATGCCCGAGTAGTTAAAGACATGGCAACTGGAAAATCCAAAGGCTATggttttgtatctttttataacaaACTG GATGCAGAAAATGCAATTGTGCATATGGGAGGTCAGTGGTTGGGTGGTCGCCAAATCAGAACCAATTGGGCCACACGTAAACCACCTGCACCTAAAAGTACACAGGAAA ATAACACTAAGCAGTTGAGATTTGAAGATGTAGTAAACCAGTCAAGTCCAAAAAATTGTACTGTGTACTGTGGAGGAATTGCTTCTGGATTAACAG atcagCTAATGAGACAGACATTCTCACCATTTGGACAAATTATGGAAATAAGAGTTTTTCCAGAGAAGGGCTATTCATTTGTCAG ATTTTCAACCCATGAAAGTGCGGCCCATGCCATTGTTTCGGTGAATGGTACTACAATTGAAGGGCATGTTGTTAAATGCTATTGGGGTAAAGAATCTCCTGATATGACTAAAAACTTCCAACAG GTCGACTATAGTCAGTGGGGCCAGTGGAGCCAAGTTTATGGAAACCCACAACAGTATGGACAGTATATGGCAAATGGGTGGCAAGTGCCGCCTTATGGAGTATACGGGCAACCATGGAATCAACAAGGATTTGGAGTAGA tcAATCACCTTCTGCTGCTTGGATGGGTGGATTTGGTGCTCAGCCTCCACAAGGACAAGCTCCTCCCCCTGTAATACCTCCTCCTAACCAAGCTGGCTATGGTATGGCAAGTTACCAAACACAGTGA